The following proteins are encoded in a genomic region of Mahella australiensis 50-1 BON:
- a CDS encoding ABC transporter ATP-binding protein codes for MDCIVEVFDAVKQFKDTTALNHVTVKFETGRIHGIIGRNGSGKTVLFKCICGFMILSSGKILIKGEAIKVGAPQEMGIVIEDPGFINSMSGYKNLKLLASIHRKISDDEIHETLKLVGLDPNLKKHVSKYSLGMRHRLGIAQAIMERPPLLILDEPMNGLDKQGVIEIRKVLKELNQEGTTIILSSHYAEDIEALCDTVYEMDGGVLTRVE; via the coding sequence ATGGATTGTATAGTAGAGGTATTCGATGCTGTCAAACAGTTTAAGGATACAACCGCTTTAAACCATGTGACGGTCAAATTCGAAACCGGCAGGATACATGGTATTATCGGCCGAAACGGTTCCGGCAAAACAGTGCTGTTTAAATGTATTTGCGGATTCATGATATTAAGCTCAGGTAAAATTCTTATAAAAGGTGAGGCTATTAAAGTTGGTGCACCGCAAGAAATGGGTATTGTTATCGAGGATCCCGGTTTCATAAATTCAATGAGCGGTTATAAAAATCTCAAGTTGCTTGCATCCATACACAGAAAGATATCGGACGATGAAATTCACGAAACGCTGAAGCTAGTGGGGTTGGATCCTAACCTTAAAAAGCATGTCAGCAAGTATTCCTTGGGAATGAGACATCGACTTGGGATAGCGCAGGCTATTATGGAAAGGCCGCCGTTATTGATATTGGACGAGCCTATGAACGGTCTTGATAAACAAGGGGTCATAGAAATTCGCAAGGTGCTCAAAGAATTAAATCAAGAAGGCACCACTATTATCTTATCATCGCATTATGCGGAAGATATAGAGGCACTATGCGACACTGTCTATGAGATGGATGGTGGTGTTTTGACGCGTGTGGAATAA